GCAGCTGGCCTGTATTACTTTTAATAAAATCTATGACAATTTCTCTGAATAAAGCTGTTTTTTCTTTTACTAGAAATAGAGAATGTGCGTTAGGTATGGTCATATGACTGTAGTTTTTTAAAAACATCGTTTTTGAAATCAGATACTGAGATGAAAACAGCAAATCATGTTGGCCAGATAAAGTGAGTACAGGAAGTGAAATGCTGCTCAGCTCTTGAAATAGACTGGCTGTAATAGAAAGTTTAACGAAGCGGAAATATACATTAGGATCCATTTGTTTAAGTCTTTCAATCAGCTGTTGTATATTTGCATGTTCAATACTTTCTAGTCTGCCTAATTCGAAAATTTTTTCTACCGGTATTTGATTTTTGCTTTCTTCGTTGTAACATCTCTTAATCTTTTGAATGGTGCTATCTGAATAAAAAGGAAGAGACAGTAGTATCAGTCCTTCAATAAGAAATTCATAGCGGGCGGTAAATTTAACAGCGATTTGTCCTCCAAAGCCCACTCCAACTAAGTAGCACTTCTTTATATTTAATGTATGTAATAAGAGGAAAAGGTCTTCAATATGAGCCTCAAACGATAATTCCCCTGTAGCAGAGGCGCTCTTTCCTGTCTCTCTCAAATCGTATTGAATAACACGGTAATGTTGGGTTAATTCCGCAGTAATAGAATCAAAAAGCGTATGATCAGTGACACAAGAATGAACCATAACAACGGTTTCTGTCTTGTTAGTGAACACGGGCGAATGAATTTCATAGTAAATTTTTTCTGTCGCCGTATGCAGAAAAGGCATAAAAGCAATCCTCCTAGTGTCTAACTGTAGCGTTTGTGTAACGGTAAAATCATTATGATAGGAATAGACAAAAATTTCAAAAAAATTGGTGCTTTTTAGCAAATGTAAAATGTCTAATGTTCTAG
The genomic region above belongs to Priestia megaterium and contains:
- a CDS encoding alpha/beta hydrolase: MPFLHTATEKIYYEIHSPVFTNKTETVVMVHSCVTDHTLFDSITAELTQHYRVIQYDLRETGKSASATGELSFEAHIEDLFLLLHTLNIKKCYLVGVGFGGQIAVKFTARYEFLIEGLILLSLPFYSDSTIQKIKRCYNEESKNQIPVEKIFELGRLESIEHANIQQLIERLKQMDPNVYFRFVKLSITASLFQELSSISLPVLTLSGQHDLLFSSQYLISKTMFLKNYSHMTIPNAHSLFLVKEKTALFREIVIDFIKSNTGQLPSLKNDSMKILKNWESDTAIDIQKDFHAHTPSLKVDFLYSFSVYVNGQLITEGWNKRFAQEILLYLIFHHSISREQLCEALWPDIPLSNAKKNLRVYLSHLKKLLNAENSEPVLLVNRQLISLNADVSSDGLDLLTDLQWITEQSDPSLKFKEAEQRLHQLVPHYLTTIYDDWFLDIRVKIEIILLDLLIWMKEWLCENGKVSKAVFLLVKFIDLVEEKEFIYDEIIDCYIKLDNNEKSEYWLNQKMQYLVE